A section of the Apostichopus japonicus isolate 1M-3 chromosome 1, ASM3797524v1, whole genome shotgun sequence genome encodes:
- the LOC139958827 gene encoding stabilizer of axonemal microtubules 4-like: MGLLPVGPRTAHVSASYGPDADNMKFYSTTYAASYATEPFEPRLGKHIGTGYQSNFRPGVYYSQRIDELDNPAIGKILQGNYNSITKVDFKPSIGSNGRDRLPHQLTQVGSGFTRQDPITYPTVGNVRKVCVDTRDHGLGPAISGVLPKHRALLHKLKSKDPVSLENSAHGPSFMSTENKVRYQGMPTVRMDTATKTIGPKQGSGYTHAYNIEPITFHPGSPHTNEYPGFFTYRPTGVSVMKTAYLPSEFMNGDEKLPVITSRSVRDTGFTHEKAKPLYVNRVMGDAYTKLGEVPSAVGERTKKLDPAEYLNMTNPNNHSTITSKSFQGEQRPSPSESQRLQRYYVGSKELSGYSDNNDKPQVQIPTEPYRWITHYDTRFYDMNPKGKARAGRTFGTIQDQLPDGFTKSTAVHSFGPELNTTDQLRRLHPYVARSIKARDRYYDDHTHDAKKSVTFNPVPQVMASV, translated from the exons ATGGGTCTGTTACCTGTTGGACCCCGCACAGCCCATGTGTCTGCCAGTTATGGACCAGATGCTGACAACATGAAGTTCTACTCTACAACATATGCTGCCTCCTATGCCACAGAGCCATTTGAACCAAGATTAGGAAAACACATCGGAACTGGTTACCAATCAAATTTTCGACCCGGGGTTTATTACAGCCAGCGGATAGATGAACTTGACAATCCAGCCATAGG AAAAATTCTTCAAGGTAACTACAATTCTATCACAAAAGTTGACTTCAAACCATCTATAGGGTCAAACGGTAGAGACCGCCTACCTCACCAGCTAACCCAAGTTGGAAGCGGATTTACTCGTCAAGACCCCATCACGTATCCAACAGTTGGCAAT GTACGTAAAGTCTGTGTCGATACTAGAGACCATGGTCTCGGTCCAGCTATCAGTGGTGTACTACCTAAGCACAGAGCTTTGCTCCATAAACTCAAGTCTAAAGACCCAGTGTCTCTAGAGAACTCAGCACAT GGCCCAAGTTTTATGAGCACAGAAAATAAAGTCAGATACCAAGGAATGCCGACAGTAAGAA tGGACACCGCTACTAAGACCATCGGACCAAAGCAAGGGTCAGGATACACTCACGCATACAACATTGAACCAATCACATTCCATCCGGGCTCTCCTCATACGAATGAATACCCG GGTTTCTTCACCTATCGTCCTACTGGGGTCAGCGTCATGAAGACAGCGTACTTGCCCTCAGAATTCATGAAT ggAGATGAGAAGTTACCAGTGATCACCAGCCGATCTGTCAGGGATACAGGATTCACTCATGAGAAAGCCAAACCGTTATATGTGAACAGAGTAATGGGAGAT GCCTACACCAAGCTAGGGGAGGTGCCCTCAGCTGTAGGTGAGAGGACCAAGAAGCTGGACCCTGCTGAATATCTGAACATGACGAACCCAAATAATCACTCGACGATCACCAGTAAATCTTTCCAAGGAGAGCAAAGACCATCACCTTCTGAAAGCCAAAGGTTGCAGAGATATTACGTGGGCAGCAAG GAATTATCAGGCTACAGTGACAACAATGATAAGCCACAGGTCCAGATACCCACTGAGCCTTATAGATGGATAACCCATTATGATACAAG ATTCTATGATATGAACCCGAAGGGCAAGGCCAGAGCAGGTAGGACATTTGGTACAATCCAGGATCAACTTCCTGATGGATTCACAAAGAGTACTGCTGTCCACTCCTTTGGTCCAGAGCTGAACACTACAGACCAACTACGCAGACTACATCCCTATGTTGCCAG GAGCATCAAAGCACGAGACCGTTATTACGACGACCACACCCACGACGCCAAGAAATCAGTGACCTTTAACCCTGTTCCACAAGTCATGGCTAGTGTGTAA